One window from the genome of Bacillus rossius redtenbacheri isolate Brsri chromosome 17, Brsri_v3, whole genome shotgun sequence encodes:
- the LOC134540862 gene encoding uncharacterized protein LOC134540862: MRMLHIVLVLLQLGSSRQHRPLPEGAVGVVAGAHFEPIPQVTLYTSSVPVNFKVAWPMQLDDIQDSIKDITSCPSNSSSEWCVIFKELKHSLIYTDMLINKVNEAAGDDVLDFQSQVRERRGLNFIGEFFHWCCDIAVNSQLNNLFLNEQQMSEHINKMESQILNTHEALANMSNTIFVINEGMTGILKRVQSKFTNLSDYLKDLRETMVTKFSGMVQDIGHSFQFQVLLASQLAKQAHTFTRLEILDQCRSNKIPAIVVTPAQLKEKLNMLNEILNRDGYALSISVSEVQKYFNLPICKCQVHKENLYLQIKVPIVKLNSNWRLFQFVAVPFQWKNSTCHLDHAPNFLAVDGDHLITIQGRNLLDCRPFEDKLCFVPRFSGDTLGSALCPKALFQGITVENLSTTCAFRCHSGNQLMITQAGPERYFLTNPSGKLDLQCMKHNNESLFLGSGDILGAVDIEVPCDCRLYLNQELKINELYPCDALTKSKFQLVHVIPAAWTKLRKLKIFPHPTSTHTVFPSLMDCLDENWPTLIPHLNFSLTKFETPLDPIHLREPENVPRFVMKNLQSIALSIVSSVLLFIIIKNPYLVGIGTLPRVSALDNVTTLGIEISVTVITILVIVGMFLVLLLKYLRNRKPLSMSVEISTTVENAVPSTSGKVELKDILARDNGCVAKLSSETGEELKVTISICDDQ, encoded by the coding sequence ATGAGGATGCTACACATCGTCCTGGTGCTCCTGCAGCTGGGAAGCAGCAGACAACATCGACCGCTACCTGAAGGAGCAGTGGGGGTGGTTGCGGGAGCGCATTTCGAGCCGATACCTCAGGTAACATTGTACACTTCATCGGTACCAGTAAATTTTAAGGTTGCTTGGCCAATGCAATTAGATGACATTCAGGATAGTATCAAAGATATCACTTCTTgtccctccaatagttcaagtgaatggtgtgttattttcaaagaattaaaacataGCTTAATTTATACTGACATGCTAATTAATAAGGTAAACGAAGCAGCAGGGGATGACGTATTGGATTTTCAGTCTCAAGTTCGGGAAAGACGAGGGTTAAATTTCATTGGAGAGTTTTTTCATTGGTGTTGTGACATTGCCGTCAATAGTCAATTGAATAATCTTTTCCTAAATGAACAACAAATGTCAGAACACATAAACAAgatggaatcacaaattttaaacactcatgaggcactggcaaatatgagcaacactatttttgttataaacgagggaatgaccggaattctaaaaagagtacaatcaaaattcacaaatttgtcTGATTACTTAAAAGACCTCCGAGAGACTATGGTGACTAAGTTTTCAGGAATGGTTCAAGACATAGGACATTCATTCCAGTTTCAGGTACTGTTGGCCTCTCAATTAGCCAAACAAGCGCATACATTTACAAGACTAGAGATTCTGGACCAGTGCCGGTCAaataaaatacctgccattgtagttacaccagctcaattgaaagagaaattaaatatgctaaatgaaaTTCTTAATAGGGATGGTTATGCGTTGTCCATAAGTGTATCAgaagttcagaaatattttaatttacccatTTGTAAATGTCAAGTCCACAAGGAAAATTTATACCTTCAAATTAAAGTACCAATTGTTAAACTAAATTCCAATTGGAGATTGTTTCAGTTCGTCGCAGTCCCATTTCAGTGGAAGAACTCAACTTGTCATTTGGATCATGCTCCGAATTTTCTGGCAGTGGATGGAGACCATCTAATCactattcagggtagaaatttattagattgtagaccatttgaagataaattgtgttttgttcccAGGTTCTCCGGAGATACCCTAGGTAGTGCTTTGTGTCCAAAGGCTCTTTTTCAGGGGATTACCGTTGAAAATCTTAGTACCACATGTGCGTTTCGATGCCATTCCGGAAACCAACTGATGATCACCCAGGCTGGACCAGAGCGGTACTTCCTAACAAACCCGTCAGGAAAATTAGACTTGCAATGCatgaaacataacaatgaatctttatttttaggaagtggagacatcctcggagctgtagatatagaagtaccgtgtgattgtcgtttgtatttaaaccaagaacttaaaattaacgagttgtatccatgtgatgcgttaacaaaatctaaatttcaattggtacatgtaataccagctgcttggacgaagttacgtaaattgaaaattttccctcatcctacgtcaacacatacagtttttccatccttaatggattgtttagatgaaaattggccaactctaataccacatttaaatttttctttgacaaagtttgaaacccctttagacccgattcatttaagagaaccagaaaacgtaccaagatttgtaatgaaaaacttacagagtattgcgctttccattgtaagtagtgtattattatttattattattaaaaatccatatctagtaggtattggaacgctaccaagagtatccgccttggacaatgttactacccttggcatagaaataagtgtaactgtaattactatattggtaatagttggaatgtttttagttctgttattaaaatatctgagaaatcggaaacccctcagtatgtctgtagaaatctcgactacagtagaaaatgctgttccttctaccagtggaaaggtagaattaaaagacatactagccagagataatggttgtgtagctaagttatccagtgaaactggggaggaattgaaagtaaccatttccatttgtgatgatcagtag